Genomic DNA from Gimesia aquarii:
TTAAACCGGGGAAATAGACTTCGTTCAGTATGAAATAAATAAGAATCGCAACATCCGTTTTCAATATCAAGCAGCATTGTTTCGATTTGATCGAGCTGTGAGTAGATGTACTGCCGCACTTAAACTATGCAAAGTTTCTTCAAAAGTCTCTGCTGCACGAATTGCATCCAGATTTTCATTTAATCTATTTTGTAAACCAACAAGATGCTCTTCCTGGCCAACTATTTTCAAGAGGTTTTCACTCTGCGAATTGAGAGCTTCAATCTGTAAAGTCGAAACTTCAGATGTTTCTTTCAACTGATGATTCCACTGTCTGACTTCACCAGCTATTTCTTTAGTGGCTTCCTCGATTTGTAATGTCTGTCGTGTTTGTGCCGATATCACATCCTGATGGACTTCGTTCCAAATCTGGGCCAGATGCTTTGAAAACTGACTGTTCGATTCTTTCTGTGTTTCCTGCCAGCGAGTCATCATGAGCTCAATTTGTTCGGTAGTGGATTGATAGGCACTCAGGAACTCGTTACGCAATGATTCCAATTGTGAAGAGTGAGTATCTAGAGTATTTGACATTCCTTGCTGCATCGAATGATCAAAATTGACTTGTTGCCGCTCCATTACCTCGTTCCAGCGACTCCGCAATGACTCCAGGTTTTGCTGCCAAAGCTCTGTTTGGCGCTGTATCATTTCTTCTGTACTCTGAACCAATTGCTGGGCTGCCTCTGCTTCTGCTAGCTCTAACGGACTAACAGACTTTTCTGAAACACTCATACAAGTCGCAATATTTTGAATACCAAACAGCTCAATTTTCTCAAGTTGTTTTTGTTCCATTCGTTCAACAACAAAAGTCGAAAAGACCAAAACCAAAGACAAACCCAGTGCCAATGCCGTCGTATCAAAGGCAACCGCTAATCCACCAGTTACTTCTGATAGAGAGGTATCCAGTTGATCGGGTGTCACATTGGCAATTGCGATCGTGATACCAATTACCGTTCCCAGAAATCCGATAATGGGAACTGCCCAGGTAATTGTTCGAATGAGAGAATAGCTGGCATGCATCTGCTCAGATGCCAGTTCCGCGAGATACTTGAGATGCTCATCAAGATCCTGAACAGACCTTCGTGCTTTCACATAGGAAACTACATCCTGTAGTCTTTTGCCAAGATAAGTCTCTCCAATCCAACCGGGAAGAATTTCAACCTGATCCTCAAAAACATCAATTCGCTCGTTAATGTCTTCAACTTCACCTATCGTTTCCCAATCAATGTTTGTTTCTGTTAATGATTTATTCTGGCCATGCATACCGATGCCCTTCACACCGATAATTGCCATACCAATAAAGAAGAGAGCAGTCGTTGCGTATTCAAGCGGATGACTACAAAAATACCGTTCTACGAGCGCCTGATATAAAGGAAGATGTGGAATCAGCGCGTAAAATCCA
This window encodes:
- a CDS encoding MotA/TolQ/ExbB proton channel family protein, with product MEHAELLTKSEKEDHLLNWSKAVLKSPLFWGTAATFGFYALIPHLPLYQALVERYFCSHPLEYATTALFFIGMAIIGVKGIGMHGQNKSLTETNIDWETIGEVEDINERIDVFEDQVEILPGWIGETYLGKRLQDVVSYVKARRSVQDLDEHLKYLAELASEQMHASYSLIRTITWAVPIIGFLGTVIGITIAIANVTPDQLDTSLSEVTGGLAVAFDTTALALGLSLVLVFSTFVVERMEQKQLEKIELFGIQNIATCMSVSEKSVSPLELAEAEAAQQLVQSTEEMIQRQTELWQQNLESLRSRWNEVMERQQVNFDHSMQQGMSNTLDTHSSQLESLRNEFLSAYQSTTEQIELMMTRWQETQKESNSQFSKHLAQIWNEVHQDVISAQTRQTLQIEEATKEIAGEVRQWNHQLKETSEVSTLQIEALNSQSENLLKIVGQEEHLVGLQNRLNENLDAIRAAETFEETLHSLSAAVHLLTARSNRNNAA